The Rudaeicoccus suwonensis sequence AAGTGGCAACTCCGTCGGTTGGCCGACAGATTGTCAGGTGACTCCAGGTCCGACGATTTCCGCGTCATTGCTGGGGTGTCTCCCGTCATTACGGTAGACGCCAACGTGGCGAAGGTCCAAGACACCCCGCACTCGGCGCGTTCAGTGTCGCGGCGAGGCCGGCTGATCGAGGACGTCGTCGTGCTGGCGCCGCGCGCTGGCCGACGTCGTGTCGTAGGACGCGCCGTCGGCGATGGTGCCCTGCACGACGGGGCCGGGCTTGGTGCCTACAGCAGCCTGAAAACCAGCAACCACAGCGCTTTTCGCTGCTTGACCCGCCCCGCGGACGGCGGCCTGGCCGGCCGCTGCAGCGACTTCGGGGCCCTTCTGTTTGATCTGTTCGGTGGTCCTGGCGCGCTGCGCGACCACTGCCGGGTTGTTCCACGCCTGCCCCGCCAACTGCTTGATCTGCTCGTAGCGATCGCGGCCGGCGCGGGCGCCGATCACGTAGCCGGCGGCGACGCCGACGATGAGGCCCAACTTGCTCATCGTGTGTTCCTTCCGTGTATGACGTTGCCGCCGACCATACCCGCGCGCTCGACGAGGGACCTGTCGTGCAGGGATGCGGTTGTGCTGGGCACTTTCCGCAGCGCCGTAGGATGTGTGCTCGCCCGGGCTTCTGCCGGGCCAGGAGGGCTCGCATAGTGGCCTAGTGCGGCGGTCTTGAAAACCGCTATGCGTTCACGCGCATCGTGGGTTCGAATCCCACGCCCTCCGCCATCCGACGGCATGCGCTCGCCTGTTCGGGTTTCCGAGGTGCCCGTCGGTGACGAGCCGTACGCCGAAGGGTGCCGCTTCGGCAGGACCCTCGCGGACAGTCACAGATTCTCCACATCCGTCGACTGCTAGTCACCAATCGTTCACTGCGCCCGTGCTACCGTCGTCGTGGTTGCAGTTGCAGTTCCTCGTTTGGACATGCCGATGCCCGCCCCGTGCGGGCGTTTGTGTTTGTGAGCAGACGTTTCACCCTCCTGGGGGGCATGCCGCAGCACCCACGCAGCGTTCGTAAAGTGCGGCGCGGCGTAGCCAGGAAACAAACAGATTGAGAGTTACCCCCCATGGCACAGGGAACCGTCAAGTGGTTCAACGCTGAAAAGGGCTTCGGCTTCATTGCTCAGGACGGCGGCGGCCCGGACGTTTTTGTCCACTTCTCCGCGATCCAGACGCAGGGCTACCGCAGCCTTGAAGAAGCGCAGCGAGTCGAGTTCGAGATCACCCAGGGCGACAAGGGGCCGCAGGCCACCAACGTTCAGCCGGTCTGATTTCGCGGTTCAGACTTTGATGATCGGGCGCTGAAGCCCGATCAGCACACAACCCCGGCACCTGTGCCGGGGTTGTGTGTGTTCACGGCAGGTGTAGGTGCGGGGAATTCGCCCGCCCAGGTGACGCGGCTGCGGCATACGTCGTGCTTGGCTCGTGTCCATGGTCAACGTGACGCGCAGCTTCCCTGTCCGAGTCGATCACGAGCGGGCGCTGAACTACCTGCGCGACTTCGGGAATGCCACCCAGTGGGATCCCGGCACCGTCAGCTGCGATCGCATCGGCGATGCGACTGCTCCGGTCGAGATCGGCTCGCGGTGGCACAACACTTCGAAGCTGCTGTTCGTCACGACGGAACTGACGTACGAACTGCGCGAGGAGTCACCGACACGCCTGCTGTTCGTCGGCACCAACAAGACCGCCACGTCGTATGACGACATCACCGTCGAGCCGTCCGGCTCCGGCACATCGCGCGTCACCTATCACGCGAAGGTCGAATTCAACGGTGCCGCCAAACTGAGCGACCCGCTCATGGCGCTCATCTTTCGCAAACTCGCAAAGGAAACCGTCGCCAAGCTCACCGCGACGCTGGAGGGCCTGACCTGACCCGCCCTGAGTGCTCGAGTTGATCCACGACGTGCGGCTGTGTGTCGACGACACCGGAGGCCACAGGTCGAAGGAGCGCTGCCGTCGTCAGCAGCGCCCCTTCGCGTGTGACGCGGTTCGAGTGACCCGCCGGTCAGCAGGAGTCGGAGGTGTTGGTGATCGAGTTCTCCGACGGGGCGGACGAGCCGGAGCCCGACGGAGCCGACGACGGTGCCGCGGCGGCGGCTGACGAACCGGTCTTACCGGGGGTCGGGCCCTTCGCGTCGTGCGGCTGCGCCAACGCCTTGGCGACCGTTGCGCGGATCGCCGCATAGTCCGGGTTGTTGTTGCTCACCGGGTTGGAGATGTCGACGCTGCGCAGGTTGCCGTTCTTCATCGTCTCGGCGAGGCTGGCGAATGCCGGCAGGTCGTCCTGGGGTATGTCGAGCGTGATGTTCTTCTTGGCCACGCTCATCAGATCGGTGAACTTGGTGACCATCTGCACCGGATTCGCCTGGGCGATCAGCGAGTTGATCATGCACCGTTGCCGCAGCATGCGCCGGTCGTCGCCGTTGGCCGCACCGACGCGGCTGCGGGAGTACCACAGCGCCTGGTAACCGTTGAGCTTCTGATAACCGGGCTTGATCAGGCCGGTGACGCTGCCGGGCACGATCTGCCCGTTGACGATCCTGCCGCCGATCGGGATGCCGTTGTAGCTGGAGTTGGGGTCCGGCTGGACGTTGACGTAGACCCCGCCCATCGCGTCGACCAGCTGCTGGAAGCCGTCGAGGTCGATGACGGTGCTGTAGTCGATCTTGAGTCCGGTGATCGCCGAGACCACGTCACGGGTGGTGTCGAGGCCGGGGTTCTGCTCGTCGGTCGGGAACAGGTTGCGGTGCGTCGTGGCCGCCTGCTGCCAGACCGCGTCCATGATGCACTGGCCGTCGGCGCAGGTGAATCCGTTCGGGTAGACCTTCGACAGTGGGTTCGACGCCGGGAACGGCACGTGGCCGAGGTTGCGCGGGATGCTGATGAGCGTGGTGTCACCGGTCTTGGTGTTGATGCTGGCCACGATGAGGGAGTCGGTGCGGATCCCGGTGCGATCGGCTCCGGCATCCGATCCGACCAGCATGATGTTGACCCTGGGGACCTTGGCCCATGGGTTCGAGCCGCCGCCGGGTGTGGCCGCCGCAGCACCACGTCCGTCATACCGCTGGGTGAAGATCGTGTTGAAGGTGTCCTTGGTGACCCAGACGTAGCGGGTGGCCTCAGCCGCCGGCGCGGCGACGATCAGGCACATCGCGGCGGCAAAAACACGATGCAGCCACCGCGTCTGTTCCGGCCAGCGGAAATTTCCCGTCGTCGATGCGGTGAGGACGATGCCGGCCAGCCACCACAGACCACCGCCGACGCTCAGCACGAGCAGCAACACCAGCCCCTTGTGGGTCAGCAGTCGGGCGGCACCCTCCACGACTCCACCGCTGAGCACGATGATGCCGAGGATGATTGCCGCGAGGGCGGCGACGCCCACAAAGATGAACCCGAGGTTGCGGCGTTTTGTCCACAGCAGGCCGAGGCCGGGCCAGATGACACTCACAGCGGTCAGGGCCAACGCCCTGCGCACCTGTTGCGCCTGACTCATCCGGCCGACTCGTAGAGCACGCCGCGAGGGCGCTGTTGTGCCACGGGGACGCTCGGCCGGCCGGGCTTGCGCGCCCAGCGGTGTTCCCGCGGTGACCGGCGAAGCGGACCGCGCCCCCGGCGACGGGACGGGCCGGCGACCGTTCTGCGGGCGACCGGACGGCAATGGGTGCCGTGCCGGGGGTCCGTCGGGGTCGAATCGGCCCGTCATACGCCTGCCTTCGTGGTGAGGTTGATCGGTGGGACTGCGCGAGATGATGTTGTCCGGGGCGGCCGGGTCCTCGTTATCGACCCGTGACCTGAATGGAATGTTCTCATGGAATTTTATGGATGGTGTGCACCTGGGCACCGATCCTCGGACCCCGCGGGGCGAAGTCGCCGTCGCGATTCACTGACACAGCCGCCGTCCGCCGCCGCGACATCGAGTGCGCCAGGGCGCTCTCGCACCGGCACGCCGACCGAGACGGCACCCGTTTTGGTGTCGGCCCTGCCGGTTGGGTAGCCTTGCGTCGCTTCACCATGGTGCAACGTCGGGTCGGCAGATTTCAAAATCTGTCTCCCGCGCCCGACCGATCTGGTGGATCTGGAGGCGTCGCCTAGTCCGGTCTATGGCGCCCGCCTGCTAAGCGGGTTTGGGGATAAAACCCCATCGAGGGTTCAAATCCCTCCGCCTCCGCGTACGTCCGCAGCCGCGGCGCCCCGACTCAGGGGTGCCGCGGCTGCCGTCGTTGGAGGGAATCCGAGATGTATGTCGCAGGCGTCGTGCCGCTACTCCGCCTGATGCCGCGCGCTGGTCTGGCGGACGGCCTCGTCTACGGAGTCGACAGCGGGGTCGGTGACGCCGCCGGTGTGCACTCGGCTCAGCTCTGTCGGCAGCGCGTCTGCGGCAGCTTCGTCGATCGACATCGCGGGGGCGAACCACTTGCGCAGCAGCACGAACCGGATCACCGTGGCGATCACATTGCCGCCGAGCTGCACCACCGACTGCATCGCGTGCGAGGAGTGCGGGTCGTGGCGGGTCAGCAGCCAGAGGGCCCCGGCGGTGCACGCCCAGGTGATGACCAGCAACACGAGACTCTGCAACTGCACCTTGGTGGCGCCTTCACGCGTCTTCACTCCGAAGGTGAATCGCCGGTTGGCCGCGGTGTTGACCGCGGTGCAGATGATCAGCGCCAGGATGTTGGCGATCTGCTCACCCATGGCAAGGTTGAAGCCGAAGAAGAGCACGACATTCAGCACGGTGCTGGCGACGCCGACAGCCGCGAACTTCACCAGCTGACCGCCCAGTTGGCGGCGCGAGGTGGGTGGCGACGTCATACGGAAACCTTTCCTGCAGATTGATCGGGCCCCGTGGAGTGTGCACCTGAAACGTCCGCAGCGTTCTCAGGAATCTCGGCGCTCTCGGCGAGTTGCCGATCCGGCAGCCAGATGGCGAAGACGGTGTCACCGGGCTGGGAGGTGACCCTGACGGTTCCGTGATGTGCGGTGACGACGGCGTGCACGATCGACAACCCCAGTCCGGTCGACCCCTCGGTGCGGGTGCGGGCGCTGTCGCCGCGGGTGAACCGCTCGAAGATGTGCGGCACCAGCTCCGGCGGTATGCCGGGGCCGTTGTCGCGCACCAGAAACAGCACGCCGGCACCTTCGCGGCGCACCGACGTCGTGACGACCGTGCCTTCCGGCGTGTGACGCCGCGCGTTGGCCAGCAGGTTGATGAGCACCTGGCGGATGCGCGCCTCGTCACCCTCCACCTCGAGTGCCTCGTCCGGCAGATCCAGATCCCAGCTGTGATCACGGCCGGCAGCGTGCGCATCGCTGACGGTCTCGATGACCAGCGAGGTCACCTCGACAGGCTTGCGCTCCAGGGGCCGGCCGGAGTCGAGTCGCGCAAGCAACAGCAGGTCCTCGACGAGCGCGGTGATCCGAATCGCCTCGGATTCGATGCGGCCGAGCGAATGCACGACGCCCTCGGGGATCGGCTCACGCTCGCGGCGGGAAAGCTCGGCATACCCGCGGATCGAGGCCAGGGGAGTGCGCAACTCGTGGGAGGCATCGGCGACGAACTGCCGCACCTGCATCTCGCTCGCCTGCCGCGCGGTGAGCGCCTTGTCGATGTGATCGAGCATGCCGTTCAGTGCCGCGCCGACCTGGCCGACCTCGGTGCCCTCGTCAGTGTCGCGGGGCTGGACCCGCTCGGTCATCTCGACCTCGCCGGCGGACAACGGCAGCTTGGACACGCGCGTCGCGGTCGCGGCCACCCGTCGCAGCGGCTCGAGATTGCGCCGGATGATGTATGCCGCGAGAGTGCCGACCAGCACCACTCCGGCGCCGCTGAGCAACGCGATGGCGATGGCGGTCTGCTGGATGGTTTTGTTGTTGGTGCCCAGCGGCACACCGATCACGGTCACGACCGGGGTGGTCGACGGCAGCGCCGAGAACGCGCCGGTCGCGAGGTTCTCTTGCTGGGGCTGTCCGGTGGGGGATGTCGCGTATGCCGGCTGGAGGGCGATGAGGCGATACTCGCCGAGAGAGCCGCCGAGGTCGACGCTGCGGGGGGTGCGCCCGATTCCTGCCGTGTTGATCTGCTCGACGATCGACGCGCTCAGGACGTGCCCACGTCCGCCTTCGATGGCATACGCCATTGGTGACGGCGAACCTTCGAACTGGTCATAGAGCACGGTCGAAGGACCGGTGAGATCGACTCGGAGGTAGTCGCCACCGGCGCCGAGGCCGCCACCACCGAAGCCGCGCGCGGCAGCATTGCCCGGGCCGCCTCGCTGCGCCTGCATACCGGTGGCGGATGCCAGTAGCTGGCCGTCGGTCTGACGCAACAGCACGCGGTTGAGTTCGACGACGGTCAGACCGCCGACCGCGAGGCTGACCGCAAGGAAGAGCAGCAGCACCCAGGCGACGAGCTTGGTGCGCAGTGTCCACCGCGAGGGGTGGAGCAACGCAGACATCAGCAGACCTCCGGCATACGCCCGCGGGGACGTCAGTTGGCCGGCTTCAACACGTAACC is a genomic window containing:
- a CDS encoding YtxH domain-containing protein, which encodes MSKLGLIVGVAAGYVIGARAGRDRYEQIKQLAGQAWNNPAVVAQRARTTEQIKQKGPEVAAAAGQAAVRGAGQAAKSAVVAGFQAAVGTKPGPVVQGTIADGASYDTTSASARRQHDDVLDQPASPRH
- a CDS encoding cold-shock protein, whose translation is MAQGTVKWFNAEKGFGFIAQDGGGPDVFVHFSAIQTQGYRSLEEAQRVEFEITQGDKGPQATNVQPV
- a CDS encoding SRPBCC family protein; the encoded protein is MVNVTRSFPVRVDHERALNYLRDFGNATQWDPGTVSCDRIGDATAPVEIGSRWHNTSKLLFVTTELTYELREESPTRLLFVGTNKTATSYDDITVEPSGSGTSRVTYHAKVEFNGAAKLSDPLMALIFRKLAKETVAKLTATLEGLT
- a CDS encoding LCP family protein, with amino-acid sequence MSQAQQVRRALALTAVSVIWPGLGLLWTKRRNLGFIFVGVAALAAIILGIIVLSGGVVEGAARLLTHKGLVLLLVLSVGGGLWWLAGIVLTASTTGNFRWPEQTRWLHRVFAAAMCLIVAAPAAEATRYVWVTKDTFNTIFTQRYDGRGAAAATPGGGSNPWAKVPRVNIMLVGSDAGADRTGIRTDSLIVASINTKTGDTTLISIPRNLGHVPFPASNPLSKVYPNGFTCADGQCIMDAVWQQAATTHRNLFPTDEQNPGLDTTRDVVSAITGLKIDYSTVIDLDGFQQLVDAMGGVYVNVQPDPNSSYNGIPIGGRIVNGQIVPGSVTGLIKPGYQKLNGYQALWYSRSRVGAANGDDRRMLRQRCMINSLIAQANPVQMVTKFTDLMSVAKKNITLDIPQDDLPAFASLAETMKNGNLRSVDISNPVSNNNPDYAAIRATVAKALAQPHDAKGPTPGKTGSSAAAAAPSSAPSGSGSSAPSENSITNTSDSC
- a CDS encoding GtrA family protein translates to MTSPPTSRRQLGGQLVKFAAVGVASTVLNVVLFFGFNLAMGEQIANILALIICTAVNTAANRRFTFGVKTREGATKVQLQSLVLLVITWACTAGALWLLTRHDPHSSHAMQSVVQLGGNVIATVIRFVLLRKWFAPAMSIDEAAADALPTELSRVHTGGVTDPAVDSVDEAVRQTSARHQAE
- a CDS encoding sensor histidine kinase, giving the protein MSALLHPSRWTLRTKLVAWVLLLFLAVSLAVGGLTVVELNRVLLRQTDGQLLASATGMQAQRGGPGNAAARGFGGGGLGAGGDYLRVDLTGPSTVLYDQFEGSPSPMAYAIEGGRGHVLSASIVEQINTAGIGRTPRSVDLGGSLGEYRLIALQPAYATSPTGQPQQENLATGAFSALPSTTPVVTVIGVPLGTNNKTIQQTAIAIALLSGAGVVLVGTLAAYIIRRNLEPLRRVAATATRVSKLPLSAGEVEMTERVQPRDTDEGTEVGQVGAALNGMLDHIDKALTARQASEMQVRQFVADASHELRTPLASIRGYAELSRREREPIPEGVVHSLGRIESEAIRITALVEDLLLLARLDSGRPLERKPVEVTSLVIETVSDAHAAGRDHSWDLDLPDEALEVEGDEARIRQVLINLLANARRHTPEGTVVTTSVRREGAGVLFLVRDNGPGIPPELVPHIFERFTRGDSARTRTEGSTGLGLSIVHAVVTAHHGTVRVTSQPGDTVFAIWLPDRQLAESAEIPENAADVSGAHSTGPDQSAGKVSV